A segment of the Streptomyces sp. NBC_01235 genome:
TGGCCGGTGGCACCGAGCGAGCCGTACAGCTCGCCACGGACCGACGCGACGGCGTCCAGCAGATCCTCGTTGCGCAGCCGCCGCGCGAACATGCGTGCCGCGCGCATCGGGCCGACCGTGTGGGAGCTGGACGGACCGATGCCGATCGAGAACAGGTCGAAGACCGAGATGGCCACGGTGACTCCTCAATACAGGGTGGTGCGGGGGAGGGGCGCCCCGTGCACGCCCACTCACGAGTGTGCGGGGCGCCCCCCAAAAAGGAACTACTTGTTCAGACCGGGGTACAGCGGGTGCTTTTCGGCCAGGGCGACGACCCTGGCCTTGAGCGCCTCCGCGTCGGCCCCGCCGAAGGGAGAAGGCGCCTTGAGCGCCTGCGCGATCACGTCCGCGACCTCCGCGAAGTCCTCGGTCGTGAAACCGCGGGTCGCGAGGGCCGGCGTGCCGATCCGCAGACCGGACGTCACCATCGGCGGCCGCGGGTCGTTCGGGACCGCGTTGCGGTTGACCGTGATGCCGACCTCGTGAAGACGGTCCTCGGCCTGCTGCCCGTCCAACGCGGACTCGCGCAGGTCGACGAGGACCAGGTGCACGTCGGTGCCGCCCGACAGCACGTTCACGCCGGCCTCGCGGGCGTCCGGCGCCGTCAGCCGCTCGGCGAGGATCCTCGCGCCGTCCACGGTACGCCGCTGGCGCTCCTTGAAGTCCTCCGAGGCCGCCACCTTGAAGGAGACCGCCTTCGCCGCGATCACGTGCTCCAGGGGACCGCCCTGGAAGCCCGGGAAGACGGACGAGTTCAGCTTCTTCGCGAAGTCCTTCTTCGCCAGGATGACGCCGCCGCGCGGGCCGCCCAGCGTCTTGTGGGTGGTGGACGTGACGACGTCCGCGTACTCCACCGGGTTCGGGTGCAGACCGGCCGCGACCAGACCGGCGAAGTGCGCCATGTCGACCCACAGGTAGGCCCCGACCTCGTCGGCGATCCGGCGGAACTCCGCGAAGTCCAGCTGACGCGGGTAGGCCGACCAGCCCGCGATGATCACCTTGGGGCGGTGCTCCTTGGCGAGCCGCTCGACCTCGGCCATGTCGACCAGACCGGCGTCGTCCACGTGGTAGGCGACCACGTCGAACTGCTTGCCGGAGAAGTTCAGCCGCATCCCGTGGGTCAGGTGGCCGCCGTGCGCCAGGTCCAGGCCCAGGATGGTGTCGCCGGGCTGGGCCAGCGCGAACAGGGCGGCCTGGTTGGCGGAGGCGCCCGAGTGCGGCTGGACGTTGGCGTACTCGGCGCCGAACAGCTCCTTGATCCGGTCGATCGCGATCTGCTCGGCCACGTCGACGTGCTCGCAGCCGCCGTAGTAGCGGCGGCCCGGGTAGCCCTCGGCGTACTTGTTGGTCAGGACCGAGCCCTGCGCCTCCATGACCGCGAGCGGAGCGAAGTTCTCCGACGCGATCATCTCGAGCGTGGACTGCTGGCGGTTCAGCTCGGCGTCGACCGCGGCGGCGATCTCCGGGTCGAGCTCGTGCAGGGGCGTGTTCAGGACGGACATGCGTCTACGACTCCTCAGCCGGTGGTGTAGGCGGTGTACTCGTCGGCGGACAGCAGTTCCTCCTGCTCGCCCGCGACGCGCACCTTGAACAGCCACCCGCCCTCGAAGGGGGCGGAGTTCACCAGCGACGGGTCGTCGGCGACGTCCTGGTTGACCTCGACGACCTCGCCGTCGACCGGCGAGTACAGCTCGCTGACCGACTTGGTCGACTCCAGCTCGCCGCAGGACTCACCCGCGGTCACCGCGGCACCGACCTCCGGGAGCTGGACGAAGACCACGTCGCCGAGGGCGTTGGCCGCGTGCTCCGTGATACCGACCGTCGAGACGCCGTCCTCGGCGCCCGACAGCCACTCGTGCTCCTTGCTGTAGCGCAGCTGCTGGGGGTTGCTCATGGCCTGAATTCTCCTGTACGCGGGGGAGTGCTGATGAATGGGGGACTGCTGGAAGCGTGTGTGAGCAGCGGAAGTGTGCGCAGGGTCACGCGCGGGCACGACCTCGGGCCGTGACTCCGGACCGTTGCTCCGGGCCCAGTGTCTACTTCTGGCGCCTGTAGAAGGGCAGTGCCACGACCTCGTACGGCTCGTGGGTGCCCCGGATGTCCACGCCGACGCCCGGGGTCCCCGGCGCCGCGTGGGCCGCGTCGACGTACGCCATCGCGATCGGCCTGCCGAGGGTGGGGGAGGGGGCGCCGGAGGTGATCTCGCCGACCACCGCGCCGCCCGCGACGACCGCGTACCCGGCGCGCGGGACGCGACGGCCCTCGGCGACCAGGCCGACGAGGACCCGCGGGGGCTTCTCCTGGGCCCGGGAGGCCGCCGCGGCGAGCGCCTCGCGCCCCACGAAGTCGCCCTCCTTCTCGAACTTCACGACCCGGCCGAGCCCGGCGTCGAACGGGGTGAGGGAGGTGCTCAGCTCGTGCCCGTACAGCGGCATGCCCGCCTCCAGGCGCAGCGTGTCCCGGCAGGACAGCCCGCACGGGACCAGCCCGACGCCCTCGCCGGCCTTGGTCAGCGCCTGCCACAGCTCGACGGCGTGCTCCGGCTTCACGAACAGCTCGAAGCCGTCCTCGCCGGTGTAGCCGGTGCGCGCGATGAGCGCGGGGACTCCGGCGACGGTGCCGGGCAGACCGGCGTAGTACTTCAGGCCGTTCAGGTCGGCGTCGGTGAGGGAGGCCAGGATGCCCGGGGATTCCGGCCCCTGGACGGCGATCAGCGAGTAGGCGTCCCGGTCGTCGCGCACCTCGGCGTCGAAGCCGGCGGAACGCTCCACGAGGGCGTCCAGCACGACCTGCGCGTTGGAGGCGTTGGCGACGACCATGAACTCCGCGTCGGCGAGCCGGTACACGATCAGGTCGTCGAGGATGCCGCCGTCCGCGTCGCAGATCATGGTGTAGCGGGCGCGGCCCACGCCCACGGCCGCGAGGTTGCCGACGAGCGCGAAGTTCAGCAGGGCGCCCGCGGCCGGGCCGGTGACGCTGATCTCGCCCATGTGCGAGAGGTCGAAGAGCCCGGCCCTCGTGCGGACGGCGTTGTGCTCGTCGCGCTCGGAGCCGTAGCGCAGGGGCATGTCCCAGCCGGCGAAGTCGGTCATCGTCGCGCCGAGCGAACGATGCACGGCATCGAGCGCGGTATGGCGGAGTTCTTCGGTACTGCTCATCGGACGGTCGTCTCCCAAGGCATGACGGAGGTCGTTCCTCCCCATCTGTCATCGGAACCTGAGAGGTTCGCCATGACAGCCCGTTGCGACGGGTCGGACATGGCTTGCACCTTGGGTGGAGCCGGCCTTGTGAAGACAAGGGGCGGCCCGCTTTTCAGATGTGCCTCGCCCGCGCGGTAACGGGGACCTGAGAGATTCAAGGGAGGGACTTGCTCCTTCGGCGCCCCAGCGAAACTGCTGCTGAGGACTCTCCCGCGCGGATTCGAACGGCCGGTATGCAGTTGGCGCGGCCATCATTGCACGGCCCGCCCCGATCGCGGCAGGCCGCATCTGTAACCGGTCTGTGTCGGTACGCGAACGAAATCGCGAGGCCCGCGCATTACCTTCTCTTTACGCTCGATGGGGATGAGGACCACCTGACCCCAGGGGAGGACGATCACGGTGAACAGGACGACCAGGGCGAGGACCACGGCATTCGCCACCACCTCGGGCATCGCACTGCCCGCGCAGACCGGTGCCCAGGCCCGGGAGGCGTGCGGCCCGCAGCCCGAGCCCGTCGTCCGCGACCTGCGCGAACGGGCCGGCCGCAGCCCGCACGGCCTGCTCTTCGGCCCCCGCGACCTGGTCGTGGTCACCGGCCTGCCCGGCAGCGGCAAGTCCACGCTCATGAAGCGGGCCGTCAAGGGCGTCCGCATCGACTCCCAGGACACCCGCGACCGCTGGGACGCCCGCGCACCCCGCTTCCTGCCCTACGCCCTCTACCGCCCCCTCGTCCGCCTCGCCCACTACGCCGGACTGCGCCGGGCCCTGCGCGGCGGCGAGGGCGTCGTCGTGCACGACTGCGGCACACAGGCCTGGGTGCGCGACTGGCTGGCCCGCGAGGCCCGCCGCCGCGGCGGCGCCCTCCACCTGCTCCTGCTCGACGTCGGCGCCGACTCGGCCCTGGAGGGCCAGCGCGAACGCGGCCGAGGCGTCTCCCGGTACGCGTTCCTGCGCCACCGCCACGCCGCCGCCCGTCTCCTGCGCTCGGTGGAGAAGGGCCGGCTGCCCGAGGGCTGCGGTTCGGCGGTCCTGCTCGACCGAGACGCGGCCGACGCGTTGCGCCGTATCGGATTCACGGGCTGAGGGCTCGGGTGAGACGCCCGGTACCCGTTAGCCTTTCAGCCACAGCAGAGTGAGCGGTTCTTAGCAGGCGGTAGGCAGATGGACTTCCCCCCGGCGGACTTCCCCACGGACTTCCCGGCGCAGGCGCACCCCCATTCGCACGGCGGATGGCCCGGCAACGAGCTGGAGGAGGTGCTCTCCGTCTCCCTCGGCGTGCCCGGGGCCGCCGGCCGCGTCGTGGAGGTGCTCGGCCGCAGCTTCGTCTGGGTGCCGCTCCCCAGCGGAGGCGGACCGCACAGCGGCCCCCTCGACCTGCCGACGCTGGAGCTCGACGGCCAGGTGTACGTGCCGGTCTTCAGCTCCGAGGAGCAGTTCCGTCAGGTCGTCGGCTCGCACATGTCGTTCACGGTCGCGCCGGCCGTGGAGTTCGCCCGCGGGCTGCCCCCGCAGGTGGGCATCCTGGTCAACCCCGAGGGAGTGGTCGGCATCCCGCTGCCGCCGCCGGCCGTGGCCGAGCTGTGCCGGGCGGGCCGCACCCCGCTGGACGGCCCCGCGCGCGGCGGCCGGGTCCGCCTCTACGAGCCCGACTGGCAGGACGACCCGGTGGACTTCCTGGCCGCGGCGTCGGCGGAGTTCGAGGCCATAGGCATGGTCCGCACGGCCCGCCGCTGCCTGGCCGCGATCGAGACGGCGGACCCGGTGATGTTCGTCGGCGTCGAACTCTCCCAGTGGGAGGGCGACTTGCGCGCACTCCCCCTGGAGGCCCTCGGCAGGGCCCTGGGCCGCACCTCGGCCCCCTGGCCGGTCAACCTGGTCCTCCTGGACGTGGCCCAGGACCCGGTGGGGGAGTGGATGAGGGAAAGGGTCCGCCCCTTCTACACAAGGGTTCACTAGGTATCGGGCTGGGGAGCAGCCCACCTGAAGGGGCGCGGGGCTGTATTCGTATGCGGCTGCGCCGCGGGGCGCCCAGCCGGACTCGACGTGCATCCGCCGACGCACCATCAGCCCCGAGCTCTCAACGGCTCGACCGGGCGGAGCGCCTAAGCTGGACTCCAACGCGGGGCAACTTCTCGAAGGGGCGATAAAAAGTGAGCGCTGGCACTGCCGCGACCGGCTCGGTCGAGCACATGCTGCGCCAGGTCACGCCCGGGCGCTACGACGCCTACGAGGCGCTCCTGCGCGCGCTCGCGACCCCCTCCTCCGGCCAGGTCTGGATGCTCCTGTGGCACGGCCAGGCCGGCTCCCCGGACGCCCAGTACGGCAACATGGAGGTCGACGGCCACGGCTACGCGCCCTGCGTGACCTCCGCCCAGGAGCTCAGCGCGAGTGGCTGGAACAGGTCGTACGAGGTGGTCGACGGGCTGGACGTGGCCCGCACCCTCTACCCCGACCACTACGGTCTCTGGCTGAACCCGCACGCCCCCGGCGGCGGCGTCGGCATCCCCTGGCTGGACCTGCGCCGTATCTCCACGGGCCTGGAACGCCAGCCCGCAGGCCCGCTGCGGCTGTCCGAGCCCGGCATCGAGATCCCGCAGTTCTACGCCCTGCTCGCGCAGAACGCCCACCGCACCCCGGTGGTCCGCGCGTTGCGCCGGGCCTGGGTGCAGCCGGCGCTGGGCGCGCCCTACCTGGCCCTCGGGCTCGACGTGTACGAGACCTCGCCGCCTGCCGTGGACGCCGTCCGGGCGATGATGCAGCAGTCCATCGGAGCGGTGCCGGACGGGCTGCCGGTGTCGACGGTCGCCATGACCGACGAGTACGACCCCGTGGTGATGTGGATGCGCGCCAACGCGCGGCCCTTCTACGACCGTGAGGCCCACGTGCCCGCCCCGGCCCAGGCTCCCGCGGGCGGCTACGGCTACCCGCCCACCGGACGCTACTGACCTCCGTCGCCGGTCCTTCGCCGTCACTCCTGTCCCCTTCACCCTTCCTCCCACTCCTGTGACGGGGTGGACACCGCGCGTCTTCGCGCGTAGATAGCGGCGATTAGTCCGATTTGGGCGGGATCTGCCCCAATTAGTCCCCGTCCGGGGGGCGTTACCCGCCGTCCGGATAACGGAACCCCTCTACCCGGATCACGTTTACGCATCCATTCACTGCCAAGTCTGGCAACAGATCGCCAAAGCGTTGAAGACTCCCGCTCCAGGGGACTTATCCCCTGCGTATTACGGACTGATCACGCCGCCACCGCGGCAAAGTGCGGGCCGGCTACCGCCGGTTGAGAGGGGTCCCTGCCAGATGACGGCACCATTGCACGAGCCGACCGCGGAAGCGGCCCCGAGCGCGGCCGAGGAAGCGGCGGTCGCCACCAGCGGCGCCAAGGCCGTTCAGGGTCGTTCCCTGGGCCGGATCGCCTGGGAGCGCCTCAAGCGGGACAAGCTGGCCCTGACGGGCGGCATCGTGGTGCTCTTCCTCGTGGTGATCGCGCTGCTCGCGCCGGTCATCACCGGGCTCCTGGACCAGGACCCGAACGAGTATCACGAGAACCTGATCGACCCGCTCTTCGGTACGCCCACGGGTTCCCTGGGCGGTGTCAGCGGCGACCACCTGCTCGGCGTCGAGCCGGTCAACGGCCGCGACATCTTCGCCCGCATCCTCTACGGCGCCCGGATCTCGCTGCTGGTCGGCTTCCTGTCGGCCGTGGTCGCCGTGGTCCTCGGAACGGTGCTGGGCATCCTCGCCGGCTTCTTCGGCGGCTGGATCGACTCCCTGATCAGCCGGGTGATGGACGGTCTGCTGGCCTTCCCGCAGCTGCTGTTCATCATCGCGCTGGTCTCCGTCATGCCGAACCACATGCTGGGCCTCACCGGCTCCAGCGTGCGCGTCTTCGTGATGATCCTGGTCATCGGCTTCTTCGGCTGGCCCTACATCGGACGCGTGGTGCGCGGCCAGACGCTCTCGCTGCGTGAGCGCGAGTACGTCGAGGCCGCCCGGTCGCTGGGCGCGGGGCGGGTGTACATCCTGTTCAAGGAGCTGCTGCCCAACCTGGTCGCCCCGATCGTCGTGTACACGACGATGATGATCCCCACCAACATCCTCACCGAGGCGGCGCTCAGCTTCCTGGGCGTCGGCGTCAAGCCGCCCACCGCCTCGTGGGGACAGATGCTCTCGAGCGCGATCGACTACTACGAGTCGGACCCCATGTACATGGTGGTCCCGGGTGTGGCGATCTTCATCACCGTGCTGGCCTTCAATCTCTTCGGCGACGGCGTCCGGGACGCGCTGGACCCGAAGGCATCCCGCTGAACCGCTGAACAGCTGAACAGCGAAACCGCCGAACCCGGCACCCCAACCGTCCCGTGGCCTTCACACGGGGTCTCTCATCTATCCGGAGGATCCGAGATCGTGACTACCCAACGCACCTCAGGGCGGCGGAAGCAGGCATTTGCCGCTGCCGCCGCGGTCGCCGCGCTGCTGACCACGGCGGCGTGCGGCGGTGGCGGAGACGACGACAAGGGCTCGAGCACCGGCGCCGCCGGCTTCGACGCCGCGAACAACAAGGTCGCTCAGGCCTCCGCCGCCAAGAAGGGCGGCACGCTGAAGTTCGGTGGTGCCCAGGACGCCGACTCGTGGGACACCACGCGCGGTTACTACGGCATGATGTGGAACTTCGCCCGCTACTACAGCCGCCAGCTCGTCACGAACAAGGCCGAGCCGGGTGCTGCGGGCGCCGAGATCACTCCGGACCTCGCCACCTCGACCGCGAAGGTCACGGACGACGGCAAGACCTACACGTACACCCTGCGTGACGGCAGCACGTGGGAGGACGGCAAGCCGATCACGTCCAAGGACGTGAAGTACGGCATCGAGCGCGTGTGGGCGCAGGACGTGCTGTCCGGCGGTCCGGTCTACCTCAAGGACGTCCTGGACCCCACGGGCGCGTACAAGGGCCCGTACAAGGACACCTCCGCGGACAAGCTGGGTCTGAAGGCGATCGACACGCCCGACGACAAGACCATCGTCTTCCACCTGCCGAAGGCCAACTCGGACTTCGAGGAGATGCTGGCCCTGGTCTCGGCCTCCCCGGTCCGCCAGGACAAGGACACCAAGTCCAAGTACGGTCTGCACCCGTTCTCCTCGGGCCCGTACAAGTTCGAGTCCTACAGCCCGGGCAAGGACCTCACCCTGGTCCGCAACACCTCCTGGAAGCAGGCCTCGGACCCGATCCGCAAGGCCTACCCGGACAAGATCACCATCCAGTTCTTCTCGGACGCCAACCAGCTCGACCAGCGTCTGCTCAGCGGTGACCTGGACCTCGACCTGAACCAGACCGGCATGTCGCCGCAGGGCCGCACCACCGCCCTGAAGGAGCACAAGGCCAACCTGGACAACCCGGTCTCCGGCTACATCCGCTACGCGGTCTTCCCGCAGAGCGTGAAGCCGTTCGACAACGTCGAGTGCCGCAAGGCCGTGATCTACGGCGCCGACCACGTGTCGCTGCAGACCGCGCGCGGTGGCCCGGTCGCCGGTGGTGACATCGGCACCAACATGCTGCCGCCGTCGGTCGCGGGTTCCGAGGGCCAGAAGTACGACCCGTACGAGATCGCCGGCGCCAACAAGAGCGGCAACGAGGCCAAGGCCAAGGAGGCCCTGAAGGCCTGCGGTCAGCCGAACGGTTTCAAGACCACCATCGCGGTCCGCAACAACAAGCCGGTCGAGGTGGCCACCGCCCAGTCCCTCCAGGCGTCGCTGAAGAAGATCGGCATCACCGCCGAGATCGAGCAGTACGACGGCTCGCAGACCACCGGCATCATCGGCAGCCCCGCGAACGTGCAGAAGAAGGGCTTCGGCATCATCATCATGGGCTGGGGTCCGGACTTCCCGTCCGTCCAGGGCTTCGGTCTGCCGCTGTGGGACAGCAAGTACATCCTGGACAGCGGTAACTCCAACTACGCGCTGATCAAGGACAAGACCATCGACGGTCTGTTCGACTCCTACGTCAACACGCTGGACGACGCGGGCAAGACCAAGATCGCCACGGACATCAACCACAAGGTGATGGAGGGCGCGTACTACCTGCCCTTCGTCTTCGAGAAGTTCATCAACTGGCGCTCGGACAACCTGGCGAACGTGTACACCACCGACGGCTACAGCGGTATGTACGACTTCGTCAACCTCGGCCTGAAGAACCCGAAGAAGTAAACCCGGCACACCCGCCGAACGGCACGAAAGGCAGGTGAAGGCCGGCGCGGCGGATCCGCGGGCCATCGGAAGTCCCCCATCGCCCAAAAGGCGTGGGAGGTACCCCACCGGTGGCCCGCGGTCCGCGGCGGGCCGAGAGCTGTGCTCGCTTACCTCATCAGGCGGTTGTTCGCCGCCGCAGTGATGCTCGTGGTCATCATCATGGTGGTCTTCGGCATCTTCTTCCTCGTCCCCAAGTGGGCGGGCGTGGACATTGCCACGAGCTTCGTGGGCAAGCAGGCCGACCCTGCCGCCGTCGAGGGCGTACGGCAGAAGCTGGGTCTGGGCGACCCGATCTACGCCCAGGTCTGGGAGTTCTTCAAGGGCATCTTCGCCGGCCGCACCTACTCGGGCGGTGGCGACACGATCCACTGTGCCGCACCCTGCTTCGGCTACTCCTTCCGCAGCGAGCAGGCCGTCTGGCCGGTGCTGACCGACCGCTTCCCGGTGACCCTGGGTCTCGCGCTCGGTGCCGCCGTGCTGTGGCTGGTCTTCGGTATCGCGGCCGGTGTGCTCTCCGCGCTCAAGCGCGGCACCCTGTGGGACCGCGGCGCGATGGTGGTCGCCCTGGCGGGCGTCTCCCTGCCCATCTACTTCACCGGCATGCTGAGCCTGGCGATCTTCGCCTTCGGGCTGAAGTGGATCGACGCTCAGTACGTCCCCCTGGACGACAGCTTCTCCGGCTGGCTCGGCGGCATGATCCTGCCGTGGATCACCCTCGCCTTCCTGTACGCGGCGATGTACGCCCGGATCACCCGCGCCACCATGCTGGAGATCCTCGGCGAGGACTACATCCGCACCGCCCGGGCGAAGGGCCTCAAGGAGCAGACCGTCATCGGCAAGCACGCCATGCGCTCGACGATGACGCCCATCCTCACCATGCTCGGCATGGACCTCGGTGCCCTCATCGGCGGCGCGATCCTGACCGAGTCCACGTTCAATCTGCCCGGTCTCGGCCGGGCCGTGCTGGACGCCATCCGCAACCAGGACCTGCCCATCATCGTGGGCGTGACCCTGATCACTTCCCTCGCGGTGCTCGTCGCCAACCTCGTGGTGGACATCCTGTACGCCGTGATCGACCCCCGAGTGAGGCTCACGTGACCGAACTCAGCAAGAGCGGAGCGGCCGTGGGCGAGCCCACCCCCGCTTCGCCCGCGCCGACCTCCTTCCTCGAAGTGCGCGACCTCAAGGTGCACTTCCCGACCGACGACGGCCTGGTCAAGTCCGTCGACG
Coding sequences within it:
- the glyA gene encoding serine hydroxymethyltransferase, producing the protein MSVLNTPLHELDPEIAAAVDAELNRQQSTLEMIASENFAPLAVMEAQGSVLTNKYAEGYPGRRYYGGCEHVDVAEQIAIDRIKELFGAEYANVQPHSGASANQAALFALAQPGDTILGLDLAHGGHLTHGMRLNFSGKQFDVVAYHVDDAGLVDMAEVERLAKEHRPKVIIAGWSAYPRQLDFAEFRRIADEVGAYLWVDMAHFAGLVAAGLHPNPVEYADVVTSTTHKTLGGPRGGVILAKKDFAKKLNSSVFPGFQGGPLEHVIAAKAVSFKVAASEDFKERQRRTVDGARILAERLTAPDAREAGVNVLSGGTDVHLVLVDLRESALDGQQAEDRLHEVGITVNRNAVPNDPRPPMVTSGLRIGTPALATRGFTTEDFAEVADVIAQALKAPSPFGGADAEALKARVVALAEKHPLYPGLNK
- the gcvH gene encoding glycine cleavage system protein GcvH, whose amino-acid sequence is MSNPQQLRYSKEHEWLSGAEDGVSTVGITEHAANALGDVVFVQLPEVGAAVTAGESCGELESTKSVSELYSPVDGEVVEVNQDVADDPSLVNSAPFEGGWLFKVRVAGEQEELLSADEYTAYTTG
- the gcvT gene encoding glycine cleavage system aminomethyltransferase GcvT; this translates as MSSTEELRHTALDAVHRSLGATMTDFAGWDMPLRYGSERDEHNAVRTRAGLFDLSHMGEISVTGPAAGALLNFALVGNLAAVGVGRARYTMICDADGGILDDLIVYRLADAEFMVVANASNAQVVLDALVERSAGFDAEVRDDRDAYSLIAVQGPESPGILASLTDADLNGLKYYAGLPGTVAGVPALIARTGYTGEDGFELFVKPEHAVELWQALTKAGEGVGLVPCGLSCRDTLRLEAGMPLYGHELSTSLTPFDAGLGRVVKFEKEGDFVGREALAAAASRAQEKPPRVLVGLVAEGRRVPRAGYAVVAGGAVVGEITSGAPSPTLGRPIAMAYVDAAHAAPGTPGVGVDIRGTHEPYEVVALPFYRRQK
- a CDS encoding AAA family ATPase, yielding MNRTTRARTTAFATTSGIALPAQTGAQAREACGPQPEPVVRDLRERAGRSPHGLLFGPRDLVVVTGLPGSGKSTLMKRAVKGVRIDSQDTRDRWDARAPRFLPYALYRPLVRLAHYAGLRRALRGGEGVVVHDCGTQAWVRDWLAREARRRGGALHLLLLDVGADSALEGQRERGRGVSRYAFLRHRHAAARLLRSVEKGRLPEGCGSAVLLDRDAADALRRIGFTG
- a CDS encoding enhanced serine sensitivity protein SseB, producing MDFPPADFPTDFPAQAHPHSHGGWPGNELEEVLSVSLGVPGAAGRVVEVLGRSFVWVPLPSGGGPHSGPLDLPTLELDGQVYVPVFSSEEQFRQVVGSHMSFTVAPAVEFARGLPPQVGILVNPEGVVGIPLPPPAVAELCRAGRTPLDGPARGGRVRLYEPDWQDDPVDFLAAASAEFEAIGMVRTARRCLAAIETADPVMFVGVELSQWEGDLRALPLEALGRALGRTSAPWPVNLVLLDVAQDPVGEWMRERVRPFYTRVH
- a CDS encoding enhanced serine sensitivity protein SseB C-terminal domain-containing protein, yielding MLRQVTPGRYDAYEALLRALATPSSGQVWMLLWHGQAGSPDAQYGNMEVDGHGYAPCVTSAQELSASGWNRSYEVVDGLDVARTLYPDHYGLWLNPHAPGGGVGIPWLDLRRISTGLERQPAGPLRLSEPGIEIPQFYALLAQNAHRTPVVRALRRAWVQPALGAPYLALGLDVYETSPPAVDAVRAMMQQSIGAVPDGLPVSTVAMTDEYDPVVMWMRANARPFYDREAHVPAPAQAPAGGYGYPPTGRY
- a CDS encoding ABC transporter permease produces the protein MTAPLHEPTAEAAPSAAEEAAVATSGAKAVQGRSLGRIAWERLKRDKLALTGGIVVLFLVVIALLAPVITGLLDQDPNEYHENLIDPLFGTPTGSLGGVSGDHLLGVEPVNGRDIFARILYGARISLLVGFLSAVVAVVLGTVLGILAGFFGGWIDSLISRVMDGLLAFPQLLFIIALVSVMPNHMLGLTGSSVRVFVMILVIGFFGWPYIGRVVRGQTLSLREREYVEAARSLGAGRVYILFKELLPNLVAPIVVYTTMMIPTNILTEAALSFLGVGVKPPTASWGQMLSSAIDYYESDPMYMVVPGVAIFITVLAFNLFGDGVRDALDPKASR
- a CDS encoding ABC transporter substrate-binding protein; this encodes MTTQRTSGRRKQAFAAAAAVAALLTTAACGGGGDDDKGSSTGAAGFDAANNKVAQASAAKKGGTLKFGGAQDADSWDTTRGYYGMMWNFARYYSRQLVTNKAEPGAAGAEITPDLATSTAKVTDDGKTYTYTLRDGSTWEDGKPITSKDVKYGIERVWAQDVLSGGPVYLKDVLDPTGAYKGPYKDTSADKLGLKAIDTPDDKTIVFHLPKANSDFEEMLALVSASPVRQDKDTKSKYGLHPFSSGPYKFESYSPGKDLTLVRNTSWKQASDPIRKAYPDKITIQFFSDANQLDQRLLSGDLDLDLNQTGMSPQGRTTALKEHKANLDNPVSGYIRYAVFPQSVKPFDNVECRKAVIYGADHVSLQTARGGPVAGGDIGTNMLPPSVAGSEGQKYDPYEIAGANKSGNEAKAKEALKACGQPNGFKTTIAVRNNKPVEVATAQSLQASLKKIGITAEIEQYDGSQTTGIIGSPANVQKKGFGIIIMGWGPDFPSVQGFGLPLWDSKYILDSGNSNYALIKDKTIDGLFDSYVNTLDDAGKTKIATDINHKVMEGAYYLPFVFEKFINWRSDNLANVYTTDGYSGMYDFVNLGLKNPKK
- a CDS encoding ABC transporter permease — protein: MLAYLIRRLFAAAVMLVVIIMVVFGIFFLVPKWAGVDIATSFVGKQADPAAVEGVRQKLGLGDPIYAQVWEFFKGIFAGRTYSGGGDTIHCAAPCFGYSFRSEQAVWPVLTDRFPVTLGLALGAAVLWLVFGIAAGVLSALKRGTLWDRGAMVVALAGVSLPIYFTGMLSLAIFAFGLKWIDAQYVPLDDSFSGWLGGMILPWITLAFLYAAMYARITRATMLEILGEDYIRTARAKGLKEQTVIGKHAMRSTMTPILTMLGMDLGALIGGAILTESTFNLPGLGRAVLDAIRNQDLPIIVGVTLITSLAVLVANLVVDILYAVIDPRVRLT